A part of Solenopsis invicta isolate M01_SB chromosome 2, UNIL_Sinv_3.0, whole genome shotgun sequence genomic DNA contains:
- the LOC105200748 gene encoding chymotrypsin-2 has protein sequence MITQLLFLIPLFFIAHGEQSHGKSITLPRVTPKIVGGNVAILGEIPYQVSLQIIKTEYHFCGGSIINRLYVLTAAHCMEGLNSKDISVNVGVIDLRKPHAVYLIESSYVHKGYNPRNSFVHDIALIKVKTPFVFSSLVRPVTLPEQNQIIHAGSYAIVSGFGRLSSGGRRSNLLYTANLLITNQSYCKKVYEPLKLYVHDTQICANEPSAVKGSCQGDSGGPLTVNGTLTGIVSWARGCGDPNYPTVYTRVPSYIDWINEHIK, from the exons ATGATAACACagttattgtttttaattcctttattcTTTATTGCTCATGGGGAGCAATCTCACG GCAAATCAATTACATTACCACGTGTAACGCCAAAGATTGTAGGTGGAAATGTAGCCATTTTAGGTGAAATCCCATACCAG gtttctcttcaaataattaaaacagaGTATCACTTCTGCGGTGGGTCTATAATTAACCGGCTATACGTACTGACCGCTGCACATTGTATGGAGGG tttgaaCAGTAAAGACATTTCGGTCAATGTGGGAGTTATAGATCTACGAAAACCACATGCGGTGTATCTGATCGAGTCCTCTTATGTGCACAAAGGATACAATCCCAGAAATTCATTTGTCCACGATATCGCATTAATTAAG GTCAAAACTCCATTTGTATTTTCTTCTCTGGTGCGTCCCGTCACATTACCGgaacaaaatcaaattattcATGCCGGCTCGTATGCGATTGTTTCGGGATTCGGTAGACTATCG TCTGGAGGAAGAAGATCCAATCTTTTATACACCGCAAATCTTTTAATAACCAATCAGTCTTACTGCAAAAAAGTGTACGAgccattaaaattatatgttcaCGATACACAAATCTGTGCAAATGAGCCAAGTGCAGTTAAGGGTTCATGTCAG GGAGATTCCGGCGGCCCTCTCACTGTCAATGGAACACTCACAGGAATCGTCTCATGGGCGAGAGGCTGCGGTGATCCAAACTATCCTACCGTGTATACACGCGTCCCGTCATACATCGATTGGATCAATGagcacataaaataa